The following proteins are co-located in the Mesorhizobium australicum WSM2073 genome:
- a CDS encoding GMC family oxidoreductase, translated as MTDYIIVGAGPAGCVLANRLSEDPSNSVLLLEAGGKDWHPYIHMPAGFAKMTKGIASWGWSTVPQRNMNDRVFWYTQAKVVGGGSSINAQIYTRGNARDYDAWEKEEGLAGWGYRDVLPYFKRAENNQRYANDFHGDQGPLGVSNPIAPLPICEAYFRAGQEMGIPFNPDFNGAAQEGVGYYQLTQKDARRSSASVAYLRPIRARKNLTVRTDVLVTRIVVENGRAIGVEVVDRPGGETKILRADREVIVSSGAIGSPKLLMQSGIGPADHLKSVGVTPVHDLPGVGSNMQDHLDLFVIAECTGDHTYDNYAKLHRTAWAGLQYLLLKKGPVASSLFETGGFWYADPTAASPDIQFHLGLGSGIEAGVEKLKNPGVTLNSAFLRPRSRGTVRLKSADPSDHPLIDPNYWSDPYDRDMSLRGLRLAREIMRQKALAPYVLREVLPGPSLASDDELIDYACRTSKTDHHPVGTCRMGHDEMAVVTPDLRLRGIEGLRVCDASVMPRVPSSNTNAPTIMVGEKGADLILGREPLPPAVFSGNRAA; from the coding sequence ATGACCGACTACATCATCGTGGGCGCCGGCCCTGCCGGCTGCGTGCTGGCCAACCGGCTGAGCGAGGATCCCTCCAACTCCGTGCTGCTGCTCGAAGCCGGTGGCAAGGATTGGCATCCCTATATCCACATGCCGGCGGGCTTTGCCAAGATGACCAAGGGCATTGCGTCCTGGGGCTGGTCGACGGTGCCGCAGAGAAACATGAACGACCGCGTCTTCTGGTACACGCAGGCCAAGGTGGTCGGCGGCGGCTCCTCAATCAACGCCCAGATCTACACGCGCGGTAATGCGCGCGACTACGACGCCTGGGAGAAGGAGGAAGGGCTGGCCGGCTGGGGCTACCGCGACGTGCTGCCCTATTTCAAACGGGCCGAAAACAACCAGCGCTACGCCAACGACTTCCACGGCGACCAGGGCCCGCTCGGCGTGTCGAACCCGATTGCGCCGTTGCCGATCTGCGAAGCCTATTTCCGCGCCGGCCAGGAGATGGGCATTCCCTTCAATCCGGATTTCAACGGCGCTGCCCAAGAAGGCGTCGGCTACTACCAGTTGACCCAGAAGGATGCCCGGCGCTCCTCCGCCTCGGTCGCCTATCTCAGGCCGATCCGCGCTCGCAAGAACCTCACCGTCAGGACCGACGTGCTGGTCACCCGCATCGTCGTCGAGAACGGCCGCGCCATCGGCGTCGAGGTGGTCGACAGGCCGGGCGGCGAGACAAAAATCCTGCGCGCCGACCGCGAGGTGATCGTCTCGTCCGGCGCCATCGGTTCGCCTAAGCTTTTGATGCAGTCGGGCATCGGCCCGGCCGACCATCTGAAATCGGTCGGCGTCACGCCGGTGCACGATCTGCCCGGCGTCGGCTCCAACATGCAGGACCATCTCGACCTGTTCGTCATCGCCGAATGCACCGGCGACCACACCTACGACAATTACGCCAAGCTGCACCGCACGGCCTGGGCTGGCCTGCAATATCTGCTGTTGAAGAAGGGGCCGGTGGCGTCCAGCCTGTTCGAGACCGGCGGCTTCTGGTACGCCGACCCGACCGCCGCCTCGCCCGATATCCAGTTCCATCTGGGCCTCGGCTCCGGCATCGAGGCTGGCGTCGAGAAGCTGAAAAACCCGGGCGTCACCTTGAACTCGGCCTTCCTGCGCCCGCGCTCGCGCGGCACGGTGCGGCTGAAAAGCGCTGATCCCTCCGACCACCCGCTGATCGACCCCAACTACTGGTCCGATCCCTATGACCGCGACATGTCGCTGAGAGGGCTGCGGCTGGCGCGCGAGATCATGCGGCAGAAGGCGCTTGCCCCTTACGTGCTGCGCGAGGTGCTGCCCGGCCCGTCGCTCGCCAGCGACGATGAGCTGATCGACTATGCCTGCCGCACCTCCAAGACCGATCACCATCCTGTCGGCACCTGCCGCATGGGCCATGATGAGATGGCGGTGGTGACGCCGGACCTGAGACTGCGCGGCATCGAGGGCCTGCGCGTCTGCGACGCCTCGGTGATGCCCCGCGTGCCTTCCTCCAACACCAATGCGCCGACGATCATGGTCGGCGAAAAGGGTGCCGACCTGATCCTCGGCCGCGAGCCGCTGCCGCCGGCAGTGTTTTCCGGCAATCGTGCTGCATAG
- a CDS encoding 3-ketoacyl-ACP reductase, with the protein MTRPAAIVTGGARGIGLACAQALADAGFDILVADVAAKPADELAQDVAKRGAKFAYVSCDIADLSSHAALVETAMRAFGRIDCLVNNAGVGAVVRGDLLDLKPDNFDRAIGVNLRGTVFLSQAVAKAMLRQPSDEAKSIITITSVSAEMASPERSEYCISKAGLSMWVKNLALRLAPENIGVFELRPGIIRTDMTAGVTAKYDALIDSGLVPAKRWGEVSDIGAMVAALAAGRLGFSTGSIINVDGALSVPRL; encoded by the coding sequence ATGACCCGCCCCGCAGCCATCGTCACCGGCGGCGCGCGCGGAATTGGTCTTGCCTGCGCTCAGGCACTCGCTGATGCCGGCTTTGACATCCTTGTCGCCGATGTTGCCGCGAAACCCGCTGACGAGCTTGCGCAAGACGTCGCCAAACGCGGCGCCAAATTCGCCTATGTCAGCTGCGACATCGCCGATCTTTCCAGCCACGCCGCCTTGGTCGAAACCGCCATGCGCGCATTCGGCCGCATAGACTGCCTGGTCAACAATGCCGGCGTCGGCGCCGTGGTGCGGGGCGACCTGCTGGACCTCAAACCCGACAATTTCGACCGCGCGATCGGCGTCAACCTGCGGGGCACCGTCTTTCTCAGCCAGGCGGTCGCCAAGGCGATGCTCCGCCAGCCCAGCGATGAAGCGAAATCGATCATCACCATCACCTCGGTCAGCGCCGAGATGGCCTCGCCGGAACGCTCCGAATATTGCATATCGAAGGCAGGGCTTTCGATGTGGGTGAAGAATCTGGCGCTCAGGCTCGCCCCGGAAAACATCGGCGTGTTCGAGCTGCGGCCGGGCATTATCCGCACCGACATGACGGCGGGCGTGACCGCCAAATACGACGCTTTGATAGACAGCGGCCTGGTGCCGGCGAAACGCTGGGGCGAAGTTTCCGACATCGGCGCCATGGTGGCCGCGCTCGCTGCCGGGAGACTGGGCTTTTCGACCGGTTCGATCATCAATGTCGACGGCGCGCTTTCCGTGCCTCGGCTGTGA
- a CDS encoding Dabb family protein has translation MIRHCVFARFRSDVSSTERTAIHAGLEALRQVVEGMDTVQFSTNVSPEPFARGFTYGFTIDFRDAAARDAYLVHEAHQRAGARLVAALEGGADGLMVFDLDLTKK, from the coding sequence ATGATCAGGCACTGCGTTTTCGCCAGATTTCGCAGCGATGTGTCGTCGACCGAGCGCACGGCCATCCACGCCGGCCTCGAGGCGTTGCGACAGGTGGTCGAAGGCATGGACACCGTCCAGTTCAGCACCAATGTCAGCCCAGAGCCTTTCGCGCGCGGGTTCACCTATGGCTTCACCATCGATTTCCGCGATGCCGCGGCGCGCGACGCCTATCTCGTCCATGAGGCGCATCAGCGTGCCGGCGCTCGCCTGGTCGCGGCTCTCGAAGGCGGCGCGGACGGATTGATGGTCTTCGATCTCGATCTTACGAAAAAGTGA
- a CDS encoding MFS transporter — translation MNLTTEQKKTVLASFLGWTLDAFDFFLLTFLLTDIATEFQTDVPAVSKALFLTLATRFIGAFFFGMLADKYGRKPILMLNIVSYSVIGALAAFSPNLGIFLALRALFGIAMGGEWGLGSSLAMESVPPSARGIVSGILQCGYPAGYLLAAVVYGLLYQQTIGGYTIGWRAMFLLSFVPALVVLFIRSHVPESPAFVEAQKTARPGMLETLQKHWGVALYAVVLMMFFNFFSHGTQDLYPTFLKKQHGFDPHTVSWITIVANIGAIVGGLAFGALSEKIGRVNAITLACIIALPAIPLWAYSSTPFMLAIGAFVMQVAVQGAWGVIPVHLNELSPGAVRATLPGFIYQAGNLAASYGGPYQAGIAEAPGGSYGYALALFAGVVAVCIIVVIRFSPERRGQVMTVLG, via the coding sequence TTGAACCTCACTACCGAGCAGAAGAAAACCGTCCTGGCCTCATTCCTGGGCTGGACGCTCGATGCTTTTGATTTCTTCCTTCTGACATTCCTGCTCACCGATATTGCGACTGAATTCCAGACGGATGTCCCGGCAGTCTCAAAGGCACTGTTCCTGACCTTGGCCACGCGCTTCATCGGCGCGTTCTTCTTTGGCATGCTAGCCGACAAATACGGGCGCAAGCCCATTCTCATGCTCAACATCGTCAGCTATTCGGTGATCGGGGCGCTCGCCGCCTTCTCGCCCAATCTCGGCATCTTCCTGGCGCTGCGCGCGCTGTTCGGCATCGCCATGGGCGGCGAATGGGGCCTCGGCAGCTCGCTTGCCATGGAATCCGTCCCGCCGAGCGCCCGCGGTATTGTCTCGGGCATCCTGCAATGCGGCTATCCGGCCGGCTACCTGCTGGCGGCGGTGGTCTATGGCCTGCTCTACCAGCAGACGATCGGCGGCTACACGATCGGCTGGCGCGCCATGTTCCTGCTCTCCTTCGTCCCGGCGCTGGTCGTCCTGTTCATCCGCTCGCATGTGCCGGAATCTCCTGCCTTCGTCGAGGCACAGAAAACCGCTCGACCGGGGATGCTGGAGACCTTGCAGAAGCACTGGGGCGTCGCGCTCTATGCCGTCGTGCTGATGATGTTCTTCAACTTCTTCAGCCATGGCACGCAGGATCTCTATCCGACCTTCCTGAAGAAGCAGCACGGCTTCGATCCGCATACGGTGAGTTGGATCACCATCGTTGCCAACATCGGCGCCATCGTCGGCGGCCTGGCATTCGGTGCGCTGTCGGAGAAGATCGGCCGCGTCAACGCCATTACACTCGCCTGCATCATCGCCCTGCCGGCGATCCCGCTATGGGCCTACAGTTCAACGCCGTTCATGCTGGCCATCGGCGCCTTCGTCATGCAGGTCGCGGTCCAGGGCGCCTGGGGCGTCATCCCGGTCCACCTCAACGAGCTTTCTCCCGGTGCGGTGCGCGCCACCTTGCCCGGCTTCATCTACCAGGCCGGCAATCTCGCCGCTTCCTATGGCGGTCCATATCAGGCCGGGATCGCCGAAGCCCCCGGCGGCAGCTATGGCTATGCGCTGGCGCTTTTTGCCGGCGTGGTCGCCGTCTGCATCATCGTCGTCATCCGCTTCAGTCCGGAGCGGCGCGGCCAGGTAATGACGGTGCTCGGCTGA